In Leptospira stimsonii, the following proteins share a genomic window:
- a CDS encoding DUF2157 domain-containing protein yields MRLEHKLKKWVEAGLIGSEQSESILRFEENRKTPYLYYSFLILGVVVIGIGIIAVIAANWEEIPDFVKLGAALLVLTSIGVAGFLKRENPNLLTVFIVLNSILILGMIGLISQVYNLEGKYYEAAMLWCILNFLFLISTDSKTFLHLWLIGFQIFVTGWIFDKEYSLETRYWTEYFYLSTIGYFTLWLATEKFALDSRKGTLFLWTVLFLIAGSSFQGFLEKRPPESPENLGWIFLGADFSWFRLTLRLLSLFPAAYLLISNSEFSKSQKRSLVFSAVFFFLLYFPFPFQYVQAVSFLSHVWNYSISLIPAFLFILFWLGIASAFRSHKKIFDLSIAIIGIRFLFFYFDVFGSLTYTGFGLILSGALIIGLTIGYIKYKGKVRTLLGGEE; encoded by the coding sequence ATGCGCCTGGAACACAAACTAAAAAAATGGGTGGAAGCGGGTTTGATCGGTTCGGAACAATCCGAATCGATTCTTCGTTTTGAAGAAAACAGAAAAACTCCTTACTTATATTATTCTTTTCTAATTTTAGGAGTTGTGGTGATCGGAATCGGGATCATCGCAGTCATTGCGGCAAATTGGGAAGAAATTCCGGATTTCGTGAAGTTAGGCGCCGCTCTCCTCGTTTTGACTTCCATCGGGGTCGCCGGATTTTTGAAACGAGAGAATCCGAATCTTTTGACGGTATTCATCGTTCTCAATTCGATTCTGATCTTGGGAATGATCGGTCTGATTTCCCAGGTGTATAATCTCGAAGGAAAATACTACGAAGCGGCGATGCTTTGGTGTATTCTCAATTTCTTATTTTTGATTTCGACGGATTCGAAAACGTTTCTGCATCTCTGGCTGATCGGTTTTCAGATTTTTGTCACGGGTTGGATTTTCGATAAGGAATATTCTCTTGAGACGCGTTATTGGACCGAATACTTCTATCTTTCCACGATTGGATACTTTACGCTTTGGTTAGCGACCGAGAAGTTTGCTTTGGATTCGAGAAAGGGGACTTTGTTTCTTTGGACCGTTTTGTTTTTAATCGCGGGAAGTTCCTTCCAGGGGTTCTTGGAAAAAAGACCGCCGGAATCTCCGGAGAATTTAGGTTGGATCTTTTTGGGTGCCGACTTCTCTTGGTTCCGTCTAACGTTGCGTTTGCTTTCTCTTTTTCCGGCCGCGTATCTTTTGATTTCTAACTCCGAATTTTCGAAGAGTCAAAAAAGATCTCTTGTTTTCAGCGCGGTGTTCTTTTTCCTTCTTTACTTCCCATTTCCGTTTCAATACGTGCAAGCCGTTTCGTTCCTTTCCCATGTTTGGAACTATTCGATTTCATTGATTCCGGCGTTCCTATTTATTCTTTTTTGGTTGGGAATCGCTTCCGCGTTTCGTTCCCATAAAAAAATCTTCGATCTTTCCATCGCGATCATCGGAATTCGGTTTTTGTTTTTTTACTTCGACGTCTTTGGCTCCTTGACGTATACCGGCTTCGGTTTGATTCTTTCCGGGGCGCTGATCATCGGGCTTACGATCGGATACATAAAATACAAGGGTAAGGTTCGTACCTTACTCGGAGGAGAAGAATGA
- a CDS encoding M48 family metalloprotease, whose protein sequence is MKKIVVKLALFISVVSFWGCGVIIDSVVPIELDLQIGKSFLENAKDGKEGMRILKNAVLEKYVKSVADKILKSDKIQYKKEFPYKISILDDDDTINAVCTPGGYIFVYTGLLKLIQDEATLAAILAHEIAHAEKRHSVKQIISSLGIYFTIYIGLTIFLGSEAANLINLGSRVGGEILTLANSRSAEAEADEMSFEYLKSTKYYPGALESFFVLIEKKEKEEGGVDPDKRVIKFLSTHPLNEERIAENQKRLDKIGNPKATPENLYSARYQSVMKRAFGERE, encoded by the coding sequence ATGAAAAAGATCGTAGTGAAGTTGGCTCTATTCATAAGCGTGGTTTCCTTCTGGGGTTGCGGGGTCATCATCGATTCCGTCGTTCCGATCGAGTTGGATCTTCAGATCGGAAAGTCGTTTTTAGAAAACGCAAAAGACGGAAAAGAAGGAATGCGGATTCTTAAAAACGCGGTTCTGGAAAAGTATGTGAAGTCCGTCGCCGATAAAATTTTGAAATCGGATAAGATCCAATACAAAAAAGAATTTCCTTATAAGATTTCCATTCTCGACGACGATGACACGATCAACGCGGTCTGCACTCCGGGAGGCTATATTTTTGTTTATACCGGCCTTTTAAAGTTGATTCAAGACGAAGCGACGCTCGCGGCGATTCTTGCCCACGAAATCGCCCACGCTGAAAAAAGACATTCCGTAAAACAGATCATCAGTTCGCTTGGAATTTACTTCACGATCTATATCGGACTCACGATTTTTTTAGGTTCGGAAGCGGCCAACCTCATTAACTTGGGGTCTAGAGTAGGAGGGGAAATTCTGACTCTTGCAAACAGTCGTTCCGCCGAGGCCGAAGCCGACGAGATGAGTTTCGAATATTTAAAATCCACAAAATACTATCCGGGTGCTCTTGAATCTTTTTTTGTCCTCATTGAAAAGAAGGAAAAGGAAGAAGGTGGAGTGGATCCGGACAAACGAGTGATCAAATTTTTATCCACACACCCCTTGAACGAGGAGCGAATCGCAGAGAACCAAAAACGTTTGGACAAAATCGGAAATCCGAAAGCTACTCCGGAAAATCTCTACTCGGCCCGTTATCAATCCGTCATGAAACGCGCGTTCGGCGAAAGAGAATAA
- a CDS encoding DUF2797 domain-containing protein yields the protein MKQVASGFLRMMDHDGIDPVRYIWNWATYDSESSEKQESHIQEDSNILNSLGKKYKLAFTGKIRCVSCGRITKKSFNQGNCFTCFQTLAENDLCILRPDTCHYHLGTCRQPDWGDSHCFRPHTVYLANSSAIKVGITKENPVSNRWVDQGAVQGIPLVEVGSRRDAGIIEKELSKVLSDRTTWQKMVAGDPEPIDLSERKKEFLQKIEDLDFDLDYRVSPQEKPTVIRYPVLHFPEKILSLSPEKNLVIEDILTGIKGQYLLFQSGVINIRAYGGYEATLSVE from the coding sequence ATGAAACAAGTCGCGTCCGGTTTTCTGAGAATGATGGATCACGACGGAATCGATCCGGTTCGTTATATCTGGAACTGGGCGACCTACGACTCGGAATCTTCCGAAAAACAGGAAAGTCATATACAAGAAGATTCTAATATTCTAAATTCTCTCGGTAAAAAATACAAACTCGCGTTTACCGGGAAAATCCGTTGTGTTTCCTGCGGACGGATCACTAAAAAAAGTTTCAACCAAGGAAACTGTTTTACTTGTTTTCAAACCTTGGCGGAAAACGATCTCTGTATTCTAAGACCCGATACATGTCACTATCATCTCGGTACTTGTCGCCAGCCGGATTGGGGTGATTCTCATTGTTTTCGACCGCATACGGTCTATTTGGCGAATAGTTCCGCGATCAAGGTTGGAATCACAAAGGAGAATCCGGTGTCCAATCGCTGGGTGGATCAAGGCGCTGTTCAAGGAATTCCTCTCGTCGAGGTCGGTTCGAGAAGGGACGCGGGAATTATCGAAAAGGAGCTCTCGAAAGTTTTGTCCGATCGAACGACCTGGCAGAAGATGGTCGCCGGGGATCCGGAGCCGATCGACCTTTCCGAAAGAAAAAAAGAATTCTTACAAAAGATCGAGGACTTGGATTTTGATCTCGACTATCGCGTATCGCCTCAGGAAAAACCGACTGTGATTCGTTATCCGGTTCTACACTTTCCCGAGAAAATTCTCTCTCTTTCTCCCGAAAAAAATCTCGTCATCGAAGACATTCTCACCGGAATCAAAGGACAATATCTCCTCTTTCAATCCGGCGTGATCAACATCCGCGCTTATGGCGGATACGAAGCGACACTGAGCGTTGAGTAA
- a CDS encoding LIC_11883 family protein: MRRSKNTISTKMKTMMRINSIRTIFLFILFFFLNVSLTADGHSWKEYQLRELIGRLKYYTFAKVAQSLRGVYPTSQEQLWEKSNCHVTVPELPGPFFCGLLRHQHPSSVPDSSANIDSSPNSISKDYKNIQLYTGTTIAGKNVVQITSDENPGDSLRAFYLTNGHLSHYEFQDRILIFDWSGSKLNGILEVKVDPILRPLSGREILFP, encoded by the coding sequence ATGAGAAGATCAAAAAATACTATCTCTACTAAAATGAAAACGATGATGAGAATCAATTCCATTCGAACGATTTTTCTTTTTATTCTATTCTTCTTTTTGAATGTTTCTCTGACAGCGGACGGACATTCCTGGAAGGAGTATCAGCTCCGAGAGTTGATCGGACGATTGAAGTATTATACGTTCGCGAAGGTCGCCCAAAGTCTTCGTGGAGTTTATCCCACGAGTCAGGAACAACTCTGGGAAAAATCGAATTGTCACGTTACCGTTCCCGAGCTTCCGGGACCTTTTTTCTGCGGATTGCTTCGCCATCAACATCCGTCTTCGGTTCCGGATTCTTCCGCAAATATCGATTCGAGTCCCAATTCGATTTCTAAGGATTATAAGAATATTCAACTCTATACTGGAACTACGATCGCCGGTAAGAATGTGGTTCAAATCACCTCGGACGAAAATCCTGGAGATTCTCTCCGTGCTTTTTATCTTACGAACGGTCACTTAAGCCACTACGAATTCCAGGATCGAATTTTGATTTTTGACTGGTCTGGTTCGAAGTTGAACGGGATCCTGGAAGTGAAAGTGGATCCGATTCTAAGACCGCTCTCAGGAAGGGAAATCCTTTTTCCATGA
- a CDS encoding exo-beta-N-acetylmuramidase NamZ family protein, giving the protein MLYTKIKKKFFLLVIFFLFLPSVACAEKGFRKHISDSQLVPSENEFYSSVLPGLSGKNVILITNPSGIGRSPERIIREFKKHDVKIKHLIGLEHGFLGLEEDFSKSPVTVDEFFNLPIYHIYRVKNAELPAILKGADAILFDVQDMGMRCYTYLTVLKRIMDGIPDPASTRLILLDHVNPALYLKGRGEIIDKKFLNFAGEFPSLFFSGLTLGESANFYNNEYLAKKIQLEVLSPKNAKRSFDWDKEGIPWTTPSPNLPMVDSAINYLGLVLLEGVNVSVGRGTTAPFVYFGAPWMIEPEKLAEELNQNSGGDYYYQTVFFKPVFGPFKNEICRGLRLTVVNRKYDPLKMAYKLIAGIKNSYGKDFKWRSYPDGTHNIDFLWGTSSFRNAIESGKTYEQYSAFLSSTEKEYNEKIKKYYLY; this is encoded by the coding sequence ATGCTCTACACAAAAATAAAGAAAAAATTCTTCCTCTTAGTCATTTTTTTTCTCTTCCTCCCTTCGGTCGCCTGCGCGGAAAAAGGATTTCGTAAACATATTTCCGACTCACAGCTTGTTCCGTCTGAAAACGAATTCTACTCCAGTGTACTTCCGGGCCTTTCGGGAAAGAATGTCATTCTCATCACAAATCCGTCAGGAATCGGTAGAAGTCCCGAAAGAATCATCAGAGAATTCAAAAAACACGACGTAAAGATCAAACATCTCATCGGATTGGAACACGGTTTTCTCGGTTTGGAAGAAGACTTCAGTAAATCTCCCGTTACAGTGGATGAGTTTTTCAATCTTCCGATCTATCATATCTATCGAGTCAAGAACGCGGAACTTCCCGCGATTCTCAAAGGTGCGGATGCGATTCTTTTCGACGTGCAAGATATGGGGATGAGATGTTACACCTATCTTACGGTTTTAAAAAGAATCATGGATGGAATCCCGGATCCGGCTTCGACACGATTGATTCTTCTCGATCACGTAAACCCCGCCTTGTATCTGAAAGGAAGAGGAGAAATCATCGATAAAAAATTTCTTAACTTTGCCGGAGAATTTCCGTCTCTCTTTTTCAGCGGTCTTACATTGGGAGAATCCGCAAATTTCTATAACAACGAATATCTCGCAAAGAAGATTCAGCTGGAAGTTCTTTCACCGAAAAATGCAAAACGTTCTTTCGATTGGGATAAGGAAGGAATTCCTTGGACGACTCCATCTCCGAATCTTCCGATGGTCGATTCCGCGATCAATTATCTCGGTCTTGTTTTATTAGAAGGTGTGAATGTTTCCGTAGGAAGGGGAACGACGGCTCCTTTTGTTTACTTCGGTGCACCCTGGATGATCGAACCGGAAAAATTAGCGGAAGAATTGAATCAGAATTCCGGCGGAGATTATTATTATCAAACCGTTTTTTTTAAACCGGTTTTCGGGCCGTTTAAGAACGAGATCTGCCGAGGTCTTCGCCTAACTGTTGTGAATCGAAAATACGATCCTCTTAAAATGGCATATAAGCTGATCGCAGGAATCAAAAATTCATACGGTAAGGATTTTAAGTGGAGGTCTTATCCGGACGGAACCCATAATATCGATTTTCTCTGGGGAACTTCTTCATTTCGAAACGCGATCGAATCCGGGAAAACATACGAGCAATATTCCGCATTCTTGAGTTCTACCGAAAAAGAATACAATGAGAAGATCAAAAAATACTATCTCTACTAA
- a CDS encoding lipoprotein LipL46, with protein MNRFPTIRLIAALAVITFAVNCGSSGSTRGKKKEFYEKEGNKVTVIGEAPIYNGDKQIAKQRALKDAKINAVRKVIGEEISNKSKASDGESLGSSLLSKTDAFVKSYDIIDEAEGKIDTQPMLKLTVRCEVEESKISTAVDNLLADVGNPRVAVLVLGNVAGVPVFPAGPNNFGEAEIIKALKKNGNKIIDPALTAKKVSKNQVDPEKVEGSPLIKILAEALQAEVLVLGTVETEDQQPLDSVNGKALERTIYNTAATGTYKVVLLWGDGKIVDSGTADGRGADITQKVSREKAISEWAASVSKKVNTQLKEEWFNLTENNPIVLKFTGLNADEATKFKDDLTEFTAAKEVNVRTSDTNGSEWEVIYPGKDSLFQEELVYKKDRGFSFLSSKSLEVKSATRGVVTLEFKPLK; from the coding sequence ATGAATCGTTTCCCTACCATCAGGCTCATCGCGGCCTTAGCAGTTATTACGTTCGCAGTCAACTGCGGTTCTTCCGGTTCCACTCGTGGAAAGAAAAAAGAATTCTACGAAAAAGAAGGTAACAAAGTTACCGTAATCGGAGAAGCTCCTATCTACAACGGAGACAAACAGATCGCAAAACAAAGAGCTCTGAAAGACGCAAAAATCAACGCAGTTCGAAAGGTGATCGGAGAAGAAATCAGCAACAAGAGCAAGGCATCTGACGGAGAAAGCTTAGGTTCTAGCCTTCTTTCTAAGACCGACGCTTTCGTGAAAAGTTATGACATCATTGACGAAGCGGAAGGAAAGATCGATACACAACCGATGTTGAAACTCACCGTAAGATGTGAAGTGGAAGAATCGAAGATCTCCACCGCGGTTGACAACCTTCTCGCAGACGTTGGAAATCCAAGAGTTGCGGTTTTAGTTCTTGGAAACGTTGCGGGAGTTCCCGTGTTTCCTGCCGGTCCGAACAATTTCGGAGAAGCGGAAATCATCAAAGCTCTCAAGAAGAATGGTAACAAGATCATTGATCCAGCTTTGACCGCAAAAAAAGTGAGTAAGAATCAAGTGGATCCGGAGAAAGTCGAAGGTTCCCCTCTGATTAAGATTCTCGCGGAAGCACTTCAAGCGGAAGTATTGGTTTTGGGAACCGTAGAAACGGAAGACCAACAACCTCTGGACTCCGTAAACGGAAAGGCTCTCGAAAGAACCATCTACAACACGGCGGCTACCGGAACTTACAAAGTAGTTCTTCTTTGGGGTGATGGAAAGATCGTGGATAGCGGAACGGCAGATGGACGCGGTGCGGACATCACTCAAAAAGTTTCCAGAGAAAAAGCGATTTCCGAATGGGCGGCATCCGTTTCCAAAAAAGTAAACACACAACTAAAAGAAGAATGGTTCAACCTCACTGAAAACAATCCGATCGTTTTAAAATTCACCGGTTTGAACGCGGACGAAGCTACGAAATTCAAAGATGACCTGACTGAATTTACCGCCGCAAAAGAAGTAAACGTAAGAACTTCCGATACGAACGGTTCCGAGTGGGAAGTAATCTATCCAGGAAAAGATTCCCTCTTTCAAGAAGAATTGGTCTATAAAAAAGACAGAGGATTTTCTTTCTTATCCAGCAAGTCATTAGAAGTAAAATCGGCAACGCGAGGCGTTGTGACTTTAGAATTCAAACCTCTGAAGTAA
- a CDS encoding TetR/AcrR family transcriptional regulator, with translation MKGKNQKEEIVSASLDLFRKKGYVSTSMSEIAKACDLLKGSVYHYFESKEAILDEVFLRVENHFETTIFNTSGKSSATTIILINEKILKYFLNHPDGCIFANVSLEAKSLHESAEKQIRFFFDRWTDVYFSNLRILFSKKKAERLSQDYVNRIQGSLLIRKIYSKDSILKQTIQGIKEELKNL, from the coding sequence ATGAAGGGGAAAAATCAAAAAGAGGAAATTGTCTCTGCCTCCTTGGATCTCTTCCGAAAAAAAGGATATGTATCTACTTCCATGTCGGAAATTGCAAAAGCTTGCGACTTGCTGAAAGGGAGCGTATATCACTATTTCGAAAGTAAGGAAGCCATTTTAGACGAGGTTTTTTTGAGAGTTGAGAATCACTTTGAGACCACGATCTTTAATACCTCTGGAAAGAGCTCTGCGACCACGATCATCCTAATCAACGAGAAAATTCTAAAATACTTTCTCAATCACCCTGACGGTTGTATCTTTGCTAACGTTTCTTTAGAAGCAAAGTCTCTTCACGAGTCTGCGGAGAAACAAATTCGGTTCTTTTTTGATCGTTGGACGGACGTCTACTTTTCAAATCTAAGAATTCTTTTTTCAAAAAAGAAAGCGGAGCGTTTGAGCCAGGATTACGTAAATCGGATCCAAGGCTCCTTGCTGATTCGAAAAATATATTCGAAAGATTCAATATTAAAACAAACAATTCAAGGAATCAAAGAGGAATTAAAAAATCTATGA
- a CDS encoding HPP family protein, with protein MKQILLKMKAETKSPSRPNSTHILFSWIGGLIGISCIALLSKTLNYPLIMAPFGASCVLLFGVPDSPLSQPRNLIGGHLASSLVGLLFLTFLGNEWYVLGFAVATSIAVMQLTKTTHPPAGADPIVILMGNADWTFLLTPALSGSFILFILALLFNNLVKSRQYPKFWK; from the coding sequence ATGAAACAAATCCTTCTTAAAATGAAAGCGGAAACGAAATCCCCTTCCAGACCGAATTCAACTCATATTCTCTTTTCCTGGATCGGGGGTCTGATTGGAATTTCCTGCATCGCGCTCTTATCGAAAACACTAAACTATCCTTTGATAATGGCTCCATTCGGCGCCTCGTGTGTTCTTTTATTTGGAGTCCCGGATAGTCCATTATCCCAGCCAAGAAACTTAATCGGAGGACATCTGGCTTCTTCATTGGTCGGACTCCTCTTTCTCACTTTCTTAGGTAACGAATGGTATGTCCTCGGTTTCGCGGTCGCCACTTCCATTGCAGTCATGCAACTCACAAAAACGACACATCCTCCTGCAGGCGCCGATCCCATAGTCATCCTTATGGGAAACGCAGATTGGACATTTCTCTTAACGCCTGCTTTATCCGGGTCTTTCATTCTTTTCATCTTAGCCCTTCTGTTCAATAACTTGGTAAAGAGCAGACAATACCCAAAGTTCTGGAAATGA